A single region of the Pararhodospirillum photometricum DSM 122 genome encodes:
- a CDS encoding coenzyme F420 hydrogenase/dehydrogenase beta subunit N-terminal domain-containing protein: MTAETTAPARALCTDCGVSRSSDPRRCGRACQFIHPDYARLEARIHGRARDPERADELFFGPYTAMVQAALKEPREGAQWTGITTRLAERLLESGQVEAVLAMAADPADRWRPVPTLVTDPADMKRCRGMRMGYAPLLAELEPARARGIRRLAVIGVPCQIYPLRELEESLGFDEITVIGIPCSDNTTTENFHRFLGVLTPAPETVTYLEFLANYHVEMRFTDGRVRHIPFLKLPLSTLPADFFPLTCRACVDYTNALADLTVGYMGGRGEQWVLVRNARGQAVLDLLGDEVRLSAPTSAGKRFSAVKGFLANVERAAGGLPLRSMPDWARPIVAWLMPRTGPRGLEFARTRVEMKALEAIVHLRQHYPKRLKAMIPPHLWTLVAPYGLTPGPDERA, translated from the coding sequence ATGACGGCAGAAACGACCGCCCCCGCCCGCGCCTTGTGCACCGACTGCGGCGTCTCGCGCAGCAGCGATCCCCGCCGCTGTGGCCGGGCGTGCCAGTTCATCCACCCCGATTACGCCCGCCTGGAAGCGCGGATCCACGGCCGCGCCCGCGACCCCGAGCGCGCCGACGAGCTGTTTTTCGGCCCCTATACGGCCATGGTTCAAGCCGCTCTCAAGGAGCCGCGCGAGGGTGCCCAGTGGACCGGCATCACCACCCGTCTGGCCGAGCGCCTTCTGGAGAGCGGACAGGTGGAGGCCGTGCTGGCCATGGCCGCCGACCCCGCCGACCGCTGGCGGCCGGTGCCCACCTTGGTGACTGATCCCGCCGACATGAAGCGCTGTCGCGGCATGCGCATGGGCTATGCCCCCTTGCTGGCCGAACTGGAACCCGCCCGGGCCCGGGGGATCCGTCGGCTGGCGGTCATCGGCGTGCCCTGCCAGATCTACCCCTTGCGGGAACTGGAAGAGAGCCTGGGCTTCGACGAGATCACGGTGATCGGCATTCCGTGCTCGGACAACACCACCACCGAGAATTTCCACCGCTTCCTGGGCGTCCTGACCCCGGCCCCCGAGACGGTGACGTATCTGGAGTTCCTGGCCAACTACCACGTGGAAATGCGCTTCACCGATGGTCGGGTCCGCCACATCCCCTTCCTCAAGCTGCCGTTGTCCACCCTGCCCGCCGACTTCTTCCCCCTGACCTGCCGGGCCTGCGTGGACTACACCAATGCCTTGGCCGACCTGACGGTGGGCTATATGGGCGGCCGGGGCGAACAGTGGGTCTTGGTGCGCAACGCCCGGGGCCAAGCGGTGCTCGACCTGTTGGGCGACGAGGTCCGGCTGTCCGCCCCCACCTCGGCGGGCAAGCGCTTTAGCGCGGTCAAGGGCTTCCTGGCCAACGTCGAGCGCGCGGCCGGCGGCCTGCCGCTGCGTTCCATGCCCGATTGGGCCCGGCCCATTGTCGCGTGGTTGATGCCGCGCACCGGCCCACGCGGTCTGGAATTCGCCCGCACCCGCGTCGAGATGAAGGCCCTGGAGGCGATTGTCCACCTGCGCCAGCATTACCCCAAGCGCCTCAAAGCCATGATCCCTCCCCACCTGTGGACGCTGGTTGCGCCCTATGGCCTGACCCCGGGACCGGATGAACGGGCCTGA
- a CDS encoding TrpB-like pyridoxal phosphate-dependent enzyme yields the protein MSDSTKYLLPEEQMPKAWYNLAADFPQPVPPPLHPGTMKPVTPDDLAPIFPNAVIEQEMSLERWIDIPEPVREIYRLWRPSPLIRARRLEKALDTPAKIFFKYEGVSPAGSHKPNTAVPQAFYNKQEGVKHLSTETGAGQWGSSLAFAGSLFGLEVSVYMVKVSYHQKPYRRALMETYGASCVPSPSPLTNAGRAILAQDPDSNGSLGIAISEAVEVAASRDDTKYALGSVLNHVCLHQTIIGEEAMLQLAMADAEPDVVIACTGGGSNFAGLAFPYVREKLKGSKVRILGVEPASCPTLTRGRYAYDFGDTGKLTPLVKMHTLGATFMPPGSHAGGLRYHGMAPMVSHVKELGLMEARSFHQTECFAAAVQFARAEGIVPAPESSHAVKGAIEEALRCKAEGRAETILFNLSGHGHFDMQAYTDYFGGRLIDPQFEESLLEEALAYLPQIPD from the coding sequence ATGAGTGACAGCACCAAATACCTTCTGCCGGAAGAGCAGATGCCCAAGGCTTGGTACAACCTCGCTGCGGACTTCCCCCAGCCGGTGCCGCCGCCTCTTCACCCCGGCACGATGAAGCCGGTGACGCCCGACGATCTCGCTCCGATCTTCCCCAACGCGGTGATCGAGCAGGAGATGAGTCTGGAGCGCTGGATCGACATCCCGGAGCCTGTGCGTGAAATCTACCGTTTGTGGCGTCCCTCGCCCCTGATCCGGGCCCGGCGCCTGGAGAAGGCCCTCGATACCCCCGCCAAGATCTTCTTCAAGTATGAAGGGGTGAGCCCGGCGGGCAGCCACAAGCCGAACACGGCGGTGCCCCAGGCCTTCTACAACAAGCAAGAAGGCGTCAAGCACCTCTCGACCGAGACCGGCGCCGGTCAGTGGGGCAGCTCGCTGGCGTTTGCCGGCTCGCTGTTCGGGCTGGAAGTGTCGGTGTACATGGTGAAGGTCTCCTATCACCAGAAGCCCTACCGCCGCGCCTTGATGGAAACCTATGGCGCGAGCTGTGTGCCCAGCCCCTCGCCGCTGACCAACGCCGGGCGCGCCATCTTGGCCCAGGACCCCGACTCCAACGGCTCGCTCGGCATCGCCATTTCCGAGGCGGTCGAGGTCGCGGCCAGCCGCGATGACACCAAGTATGCCCTGGGCAGCGTGCTCAACCACGTGTGCTTGCATCAGACCATCATCGGCGAAGAGGCGATGCTCCAGCTCGCCATGGCCGATGCCGAGCCCGATGTGGTCATCGCCTGCACCGGCGGCGGCTCCAACTTCGCTGGTCTGGCTTTCCCTTATGTGCGCGAGAAGCTGAAGGGCAGCAAGGTGCGAATCCTGGGCGTCGAGCCGGCCTCGTGTCCGACTCTCACCCGGGGCCGCTATGCCTATGACTTCGGCGACACCGGCAAACTGACGCCGCTCGTCAAGATGCACACCCTGGGCGCGACCTTCATGCCCCCCGGCTCCCACGCCGGCGGCCTGCGCTACCACGGCATGGCGCCGATGGTCAGTCATGTGAAGGAACTGGGCCTGATGGAGGCGCGCTCCTTCCACCAGACCGAATGCTTCGCCGCCGCCGTGCAGTTCGCCCGGGCCGAGGGCATTGTTCCCGCCCCGGAATCCTCGCACGCCGTCAAGGGCGCCATCGAGGAAGCCCTGCGCTGCAAGGCCGAAGGCCGGGCCGAGACGATTTTGTTCAACCTCTCGGGTCACGGTCACTTCGACATGCAGGCCTACACCGACTATTTCGGCGGTCGCCTGATCGACCCGCAGTTCGAGGAAAGCCTGCTGGAAGAGGCCCTGGCCTACCTGCCGCAAATCCCCGACTAA
- a CDS encoding ABC transporter substrate-binding protein, protein MARAIRRPISVFLAASLGLAALLGAGPAFAAELRWTAPTGLPTLAPHALPGQDQQGLLATVYEGLTRRTPALTLEPGLATSWRSLTDTRWRFSVRRGVRFHNGAPFEVEDVVASLDHARGPGSALADLLAGVRRVKPVDSQTVDLFTTHPIPDLPERLALVPIAPRDQMGPDAKPESTKANGTGPFVVTSFTPNGPITFDVNPLWWDRLDPALTSAAFYPAASPAERLRFLMEDRVDIALDLDPEALPALRNAAGVEPLTSGGARTLILGMDVVSAGSPFRDQKIREAVLRAVDVEALNRRFYNGMATPAAIIASPAIAGFPRAVGMRPAPDPARARSLAGPAGRPSPLTLDCPSGHYAHDASLCGAVADMLTQAGLPIRVATQPAEGYFDKILRRESRFYLLGWQPATLEIGASLSSLAACPQATRPGEAAEPGPGALNLGGYCNEEADRLIRRLNVTTDPVQRQAFAARAMLMVRDDLAYVPLLNPPVVWGKRDRIRLPIRADGVLDVRAVTYVRAGT, encoded by the coding sequence ATGGCTCGCGCCATCCGTCGTCCCATCAGCGTTTTTCTTGCCGCTAGCCTGGGCCTCGCCGCGCTTCTGGGCGCTGGTCCGGCCTTTGCCGCCGAACTGCGCTGGACAGCGCCCACCGGCCTGCCCACCCTCGCCCCCCACGCCCTGCCCGGCCAAGACCAGCAAGGGCTCTTGGCCACCGTGTACGAGGGCCTGACCCGACGCACCCCCGCCCTGACCCTGGAACCCGGACTGGCGACCAGTTGGCGCTCCCTGACGGACACCCGCTGGCGCTTCAGCGTGCGCCGAGGGGTGCGTTTTCATAACGGGGCGCCGTTCGAGGTCGAGGACGTGGTGGCCTCCCTCGATCACGCCCGGGGCCCCGGCTCGGCCCTGGCCGACCTGCTGGCCGGGGTGCGCCGGGTCAAACCCGTTGACAGCCAAACCGTAGACCTGTTCACCACCCATCCGATCCCCGACCTGCCCGAGCGCTTGGCCCTGGTCCCCATCGCCCCGCGCGACCAGATGGGGCCCGACGCCAAGCCCGAGAGCACCAAGGCCAATGGCACCGGGCCCTTCGTGGTGACGTCTTTCACCCCCAACGGCCCCATTACCTTTGATGTCAATCCCCTGTGGTGGGATCGCCTTGACCCGGCCCTGACCTCGGCGGCGTTTTATCCCGCCGCCAGCCCTGCCGAGCGCCTGCGCTTCTTGATGGAAGACCGGGTGGACATCGCCCTTGACCTTGATCCCGAGGCCCTCCCGGCCTTGCGCAACGCCGCCGGGGTCGAGCCTCTCACCAGCGGCGGCGCCCGAACCTTGATCCTGGGCATGGATGTGGTATCGGCGGGCTCGCCGTTTCGCGACCAAAAAATACGGGAAGCGGTGTTGCGGGCGGTCGATGTCGAGGCCCTGAACCGACGCTTCTACAATGGCATGGCCACCCCGGCGGCGATCATCGCCAGCCCGGCCATCGCCGGCTTCCCCCGGGCGGTGGGAATGCGCCCGGCCCCGGATCCGGCCCGGGCCCGCAGCCTCGCCGGGCCGGCGGGCCGTCCCTCTCCCCTGACCCTTGACTGCCCCAGCGGCCACTATGCCCACGATGCCAGCCTGTGCGGCGCGGTCGCTGATATGCTGACCCAGGCCGGCTTGCCCATCCGTGTGGCGACCCAGCCGGCCGAGGGGTATTTTGACAAGATCTTGCGACGGGAAAGCCGGTTTTATCTGCTGGGCTGGCAGCCGGCCACCTTGGAGATCGGGGCCAGTTTGTCGTCGCTTGCCGCCTGTCCCCAGGCGACCCGTCCGGGGGAGGCCGCCGAGCCGGGACCGGGCGCGCTCAATCTTGGCGGCTATTGCAACGAAGAAGCGGACCGCCTGATCCGCCGTCTCAACGTGACCACCGACCCGGTGCAGCGCCAAGCCTTCGCCGCGCGGGCCATGCTGATGGTGCGCGACGACCTTGCCTATGTTCCCTTGCTCAATCCCCCGGTGGTCTGGGGCAAGCGCGACCGGATCCGGCTGCCGATCCGGGCCGATGGTGTGCTCGATGTGCGGGCCGTTACCTATGTGCGGGCGGGAACATAA